A genomic window from Salvelinus sp. IW2-2015 linkage group LG13, ASM291031v2, whole genome shotgun sequence includes:
- the nfybb gene encoding nuclear transcription factor Y, beta b isoform X3, translating to MKNAVPQTGKIAKDAKECVQECVSEFISFITSEASERCHQEKRKTINGEDILFAMSTLGFDMYVEPLKLYLQKFREAMKGEKGIGGISVTEGLGEELTDDSFANQLPAGIITADGQQQNVMVYTTSYQQIPGVQQIQFS from the exons ATAGCGAAAGATGCCAAGGAGTGTGTTCAGGAGTGTGTGAGCGAGTTCATCAGCTTCATCACGTCGGAGGCCAGCGAGCGCTGTCACCAAGAGAAAAGGAAGACCATCAACGGAGAGGACATCCTGTTTGCCATGTCCACCCTGGGCTTTGACATGTACGTGGAGCCACTCAAACTCTACCTACAGAAGTTCCGAGAG gCGATGAAAGGGGAGAAGGGAATCGGCGGCATATCTGTAACAGAGGGACTCGGAGAAGAACTCACAGACGACAGCTTCG CGAACCAGTTGCCTGCTGGAATAATAACTGCTGATGGACAACAACAGAATGTCATGGTTTACACCACCTCGTACCAACAG ATTCCCGGAGTGCAGCAGATCCAGTTCTCTTGA